One Aegilops tauschii subsp. strangulata cultivar AL8/78 chromosome 2, Aet v6.0, whole genome shotgun sequence genomic window, GAGGTACTCCCTAAATTCCTATAAAAGGGGTGTAATTTTTGTTTTGCAAAGACCAACGAGAAGTAATGTGGTCGTTTATGGTCTGCCCCTAATACACCTCACAATTAGCCTTACTTAGAACGCCACCATCGCCATTGAACTTTTTGCTAGAGGTGCTGCATCCACTCACATTTACTTCCAGCACACTCCATGCAAGGGAGTATTAAATCTGGGCGTGGTGCATGCGGCCTTTTTTTCCTTGGAAATCATACATGTGGCATTTAATCCCAGCACCTGGCAACAGGGAGGGCTGCCTTTCTTTTTCCCTTATCTGATCACGCGTGCATGCTGATGCCCAATGGTTCAGCCACAGAGAAACTAAAATTGCACGGAACTAAAGGAGGGAACCCAATGTTTTCGGAATAATTTTTTCCCTACAAAAAAGTATGCCCCCTTTTCAGGAATGGAGGGAGTGTTATGTTAATGGATCGACGTGTGTGACACAATTTGTTTCACTGTAACCTCCTAGTTTTACTTCAATCGTATGTAGCATACACATGTGACTGTTCACCTGGATCTATTACTAGTATGCTATTTTAGTTGCTGAAGAGTGTTGTATATTATCGAACAGAGCTCAACTAAGGGGCTGCACGCCTAAAAGAAATGCCTGGAATCCAAAGGTTACACATAACATCTGATAGATGATGCAGACTAAATGAGGTTTTAGATATGAAAACTATGCTATAACATGCTAGTACCGGAAGTACAGCTGCTCACTGATCCAACCCAGTTTTATTGATTAGCTTTAGCAATACAAATGATATATTGCATTAAATTTTAAAGTCTAAGTAACTTCAAGCAGTTAAACAGTTCATGCATGAACACACATGTATAGTTACCTGATCAAGCTTATCACCAGCTTTTGCTCTGTCCACAATAATCAGAGACAGTCCGAATCCACAACCAACACTGCAGAAAGTGCTCTCAACTTAGTATTGACTATACTACTAACAAGAGAGCTAATAGATATACATAGTGATTCAGTGTAACTACTAATTACCCTGTAACATGCATTCCTTCAAGACTGTCAACCTTCTTAGGATTCGCAGATGACCTACGCATAGCagtaacttgtaagagaagattaACAGTTGAAAGTTTGAATAGCTACTATTTCATGTAATATCAGCATTTTAAATAGACATACTTCTGTCCCATAGGACCGTAACCAAGCTCTCCATATTGGGCATTACCCCAGCTTATGCAAGAATCATCTGCACCAACAACGTGGTGCATGGTACCAGAAGCCATGCAGCGGATGTTCCAACCACTGAAGTAAACAAAATATCAATTAAACATATGGTTGAGGATAATGCTACTTCAACAGGTAGCCAAATGTGGCAATAGTAAATAACAGAAAAATATAGCTAACGGTGTCACTGTTCATCACTATATTATTCTGCAATTATTAACAGTTTGTAAGGAACCTCAAATCCATTAGTGGCTTCGGATACATCGTGTCATCGCCTGTAGTCTTCATCTTTCCCCACATGTACAACTGCCCCCCGCCTAATAATCAAACAAAATGATCAACAGTTAATGGTAATGTTTCAGTTATAaatgttactccctccgttccaaaatagatgacccaacctagtactaactttgtactaaagttagtacaaagctgggtcatctattttggaacggagggagtacaacataATCAACACCAATCTGGTTGGCAGAATTCAAGGTATATAATTAATATTTGTCACAAACCCTTTATAGTGGTATATGGTATGAAATCTCATCTAActggcagaagaagaagaaactaCTTGAAACTGTAGACCCAAGCACATGGGAAACTAGGTTGATGCATGTCACATTATAGTGCACCTAAACCCAAGCAGAGAACTTATAGACAAACAAAAATGTACATGTCTTCCATACTTCAGAAAACTACTTGACCATCAGAGTGATAAAGCCATACGCCCACAAAACAGGACAATTTGGCTGAATGCTCAAAACATCAAGTGACCAGAAAACTTCATGAATAGCCTTGCTCTAGAAAATGCTTACTGGAACAAACAACCTGCTAAAGCAAATAACTGCCTCCAAGTGTATGTATGCAATCACAGAAACTATTCCTGGTACAATGATATTTGACAGGTTTGAGGAACAGTATCGGTGTGCAGAAGGCTCGGTTCCATTACAAACTCCATTGGCCTAAGCCATTTTCCTGAGATGCATCAATAATTTATAATTGTACAATCACCTCATCCAGACAACATATAACCAATGTGCTACACAAACATAACTGAATACTTGGCCATCTACAAGCTCAAAACTGCTCCTTCCTAatatatttttgtgataaagCCCAATAATGAACTCCTAATAATTTATACACCAAAACGCATTATAAAATATTCTGTGCGTCACAGAAAGCCACATCATACCAGCAGTGCATGCACAATTTGCAGAACCAGCTGACAGAATAGCATTGGGAGGCAGAACATTGTGCCTTTGAAATATTTCAACAAGGCGAGGTTGCCACTCGTCCTTCTGTTCTCTGTGGCCCAACCTATGTAATAAGCAAGTGGTCAGATGAATATTGTTGGATATATCAAGATTATAGCAAATGCATGGCAAGAATATGTTACCTTCCATATCCGCCATACCCCCAtctggcaaaataaaaaagaaaagagtAAAACACAACTATTTGCATAAGAAAAGAGAAAACAGGACTTTAACAAATTGTATGTAATAAAGAAAGGAACTTGGAACAACATATGTTAGGCATTACAGTATAGGTCATAACTAGTGTATTTTAACTGTGTCAAACAAATGATGGATAAAGAACATACGTGTAGACAAAGCCACTCGAATCAACTGCAACTGCAATAGAAGTAAAAAAAAGTGCGGGGATTAGTGTTAATCCAGACGATTCAAAAGAAATATTGAAAATAAAGAGCTAGAAAGTACCTGTATGGTTTGTTCCGCATGCAACTTTGACAATAGTTTTCTCAGATAATGCAGCTATTGCCCTAGGACGGGGCTGAGGATCATATGATAGCTTTACTGACGAATCTTTGGTATTGTACTGCAATAGCATGAATCAAAACAGAACTATTTGATGATGGCGATGATGATAATAATAAAATTGACAGGTTTGTGTTACGGGGTAGCAATAAACCTCATTGTCGGTTCCATGACCAAGTTGGCCATACTGAGGAAGGCCTGCTGAACTGAAAAAGCACAGAAGAATGAAACACGGCTCATAAAACTGACAAACATCACTCGCTAACTACAACCAAAAAAATATCAATTGGAAGGAGATCAAGATGTTTAAGTTTCACAAATTTCAGTAGGACATACAGTATAGTAGAGCCCTCGACTGACGACAGCCAGACAGTAAAATCACCACCACAAGCAACACCAGTCACTTCCGTCACAAGACAGGGCACTGGTGATGCCTCAATTTCTGCAGCAATTTTAGAACAACAGGGACAAGAAACAGTAGTGTAAGAACCAAAAGGTGTAACGGCTCGacaactaaattagatcattaacGGCTCGACAAGAGATAGCATGTTGAAAAATTTCAAGAAAACAAATATCAAGCATTCTCTAAGCAGACACAGCCATAATTGCCCAAGTAAAGATTATTTCTTCACACAACAATTTACAATACTGATGCCATATCAACCACAAAGAAATGAAAGAAGTACCAACCATTCTTTAGGGAACCTGTCCCCAACTGTCCAAATTTGTTGTGGCCAAATGCGAAGGACTTCCCGTCATCAGTTACAACCACTGTATGATTTTTTCCAACACTTGCTTTAATTATTTTATATCTGCACAATGAAAAACT contains:
- the LOC109739140 gene encoding uncharacterized protein, translated to MSASAAPEKAAGSGGELLYCGATNFDAINRKLAGGMQGNLVSPTRLRSLMGVDIVSVASGCTACHCVALGADGRCYTWGRNEKGQLGHGDTLQRNLPTVVSELSKYKIIKASVGKNHTVVVTDDGKSFAFGHNKFGQLGTGSLKNEIEASPVPCLVTEVTGVACGGDFTVWLSSVEGSTILSAGLPQYGQLGHGTDNEYNTKDSSVKLSYDPQPRPRAIAALSEKTIVKVACGTNHTVAVDSSGFVYTWGYGGYGRLGHREQKDEWQPRLVEIFQRHNVLPPNAILSAGSANCACTAGGGQLYMWGKMKTTGDDTMYPKPLMDLSGWNIRCMASGTMHHVVGADDSCISWGNAQYGELGYGPMGQKSSANPKKVDSLEGMHVTGVGCGFGLSLIIVDRAKAGDKLDQLDIYDGDASTPVEETVEPKVTKKAPASANSKSNKRKKTKDLSESEEEDEDEDDSEDDENGDARGAKGKRGRKPSGRGRGRGAKKATPEPKSSGRGRGRPKKTESPAESSGRGGKRGRGRPRKS